A genomic window from Microbacterium sp. H1-D42 includes:
- a CDS encoding sugar ABC transporter permease yields MSTIQTKSSPALPKRRRSLHSPLHFLLFALPGAVLYFVFVLWPLLLAFWSSLTNEDAYRAETSFIWFENYVKLFTDPAYLQVLGNTVVLTIIAIIVPNALGLGIAILLDRSGWAFNAMRAVFFVPVILSSVVVAVVWQQLLKDDGLINSVLRNFTPNPPGWLSDPNLALYSVAAIVAWQSVGVCVVLYLAGLQSIPKELLEAASIDGAGPVRRFWTVTWPLLAPSVTIMTVLTMIGGFKIYDHVKVMTNGGPGVGTTSTLAFDVIQTGLSAGAVGYSAAKAAVMFLIIALISMASMKLMKKREVDL; encoded by the coding sequence ATGAGCACCATCCAAACCAAGAGCAGCCCTGCACTGCCCAAGCGCAGACGATCTCTGCACAGCCCCCTCCACTTTCTGCTGTTCGCCCTTCCTGGCGCAGTGCTGTACTTCGTATTCGTCCTGTGGCCATTGCTGCTCGCCTTCTGGTCGAGCCTGACCAACGAAGACGCGTACCGCGCTGAGACGTCATTCATCTGGTTCGAGAACTACGTCAAGCTGTTCACCGACCCGGCGTACCTGCAGGTTCTCGGCAATACCGTTGTGCTCACGATCATCGCGATCATCGTTCCCAACGCGCTGGGGCTCGGCATCGCGATCCTCCTCGATCGCAGCGGCTGGGCCTTCAACGCGATGCGCGCGGTCTTCTTCGTGCCCGTCATCCTCTCCTCGGTCGTCGTCGCGGTGGTCTGGCAGCAACTGTTGAAGGACGACGGACTGATCAACTCGGTGCTTCGGAACTTCACGCCGAATCCCCCGGGATGGCTGTCCGACCCCAATCTCGCTCTGTACAGCGTCGCGGCCATCGTCGCCTGGCAGTCGGTCGGCGTGTGCGTGGTGCTCTACCTCGCGGGCCTGCAGAGCATCCCGAAGGAGCTGCTCGAAGCAGCATCCATCGATGGCGCAGGACCCGTCCGCCGGTTCTGGACTGTGACCTGGCCCCTGCTGGCACCCTCGGTCACGATCATGACCGTGCTCACGATGATCGGCGGCTTCAAGATCTACGACCATGTCAAGGTCATGACCAACGGCGGCCCCGGAGTCGGCACGACCTCGACCTTGGCGTTCGATGTCATTCAGACCGGCCTCAGCGCTGGCGCAGTAGGCTACAGCGCCGCGAAGGCCGCCGTGATGTTCCTGATCATCGCGCTCATCTCGATGGCCTCGATGAAGCTCATGAAGAAGCGGGAGGTGGACCTGTGA
- a CDS encoding carbohydrate ABC transporter permease, translated as MSITESSVATEELVAEEVSLPRKKRRWRGPEATGASPARTILALVVTAIFIYPIYLVVLNAFKTQEDIYKYPGVPVMPLTLQNFQDVFTRPDGLFWNGLINSVQITVIGTLVATIIAAMMAHYMVRSSSWFAKLLWVTIPLGLMIPAATTLLPLLRILDTFGMIGSIFGLIIVYIAGNLPFGVLVFSGFMRSIPKEIEEAAAIDGAGPIRTFWAIVFPLLRPAGASVIIFLAVGIWNDFITPLIILGPGSGTTVTVGMYRQISQYVSNYGAVFAYMVLATIPIVILFIFLQKYFVKGLVSGASKG; from the coding sequence GTGAGCATCACAGAGTCGTCAGTCGCCACAGAAGAGCTTGTGGCCGAAGAGGTGAGCCTCCCCCGGAAGAAGCGCCGCTGGCGCGGACCGGAGGCCACGGGGGCGAGCCCCGCGCGCACGATCCTCGCACTGGTCGTCACGGCGATCTTCATTTACCCGATCTACCTCGTGGTGCTCAACGCGTTCAAGACGCAGGAGGACATCTACAAGTACCCGGGTGTGCCGGTTATGCCGCTCACGCTGCAGAACTTCCAGGACGTGTTCACACGTCCGGACGGCCTGTTCTGGAACGGACTGATCAACAGCGTGCAGATCACGGTGATCGGCACCCTGGTCGCCACCATCATCGCCGCGATGATGGCCCACTACATGGTGCGATCCTCGAGTTGGTTCGCGAAACTGCTGTGGGTCACGATCCCACTCGGCCTGATGATCCCTGCGGCGACCACACTGCTGCCGCTGCTGCGCATTCTGGACACCTTTGGGATGATCGGGTCGATCTTCGGCCTGATCATCGTCTACATCGCCGGCAACCTGCCTTTCGGTGTACTGGTGTTCAGTGGATTCATGCGCTCGATCCCCAAGGAGATCGAAGAGGCGGCGGCCATCGATGGCGCTGGTCCCATCCGGACGTTCTGGGCGATCGTGTTCCCGCTGCTCCGGCCCGCCGGCGCGAGCGTCATCATCTTCCTCGCGGTCGGCATCTGGAACGACTTCATCACTCCGCTGATCATCCTCGGGCCCGGCAGCGGCACCACTGTCACTGTGGGCATGTACCGGCAGATCAGTCAGTACGTGTCGAACTACGGAGCGGTGTTCGCCTACATGGTGCTCGCCACGATCCCGATCGTGATCCTGTTCATCTTCTTGCAAAAGTACTTCGTGAAGGGACTGGTCAGTGGCGCATCCAAGGGCTGA
- a CDS encoding Gfo/Idh/MocA family oxidoreductase, which produces MAHPRADDNGETRDIRLAVVGAGMRGHAYATEAAALPGVEVVAVAEKNPAALSRLRLLFPDARVFDDWQDLAAQPRLADAVIVSLPDHLHRDASVTFAEAGYDILLEKPIATSPEDCDDIENAALANGVSVTVCHVLRYTTYTQKLMQLLDAGAIGEIMQIEHLEPVGHHHFAHSFVRGNWARSATAHSLLLAKSCHDIDWLLHVMGRPVQRVSSFGSLGYFRKESQPAGASDRCVTCPVASSCAFDAARFYRSGLNNPGSSEEYNALVMAGEVTPEAIDRALETGPWGRCVYLCDNDVVDHQTVQMEFTDGRLASFTLTAFAEGSNRKTRLFGTAGQITGDGRMISVYDFRTLKTTVYDTDELGFDAAAGHGGGDRGLMRAFVSALRSSSPASMSSSISASMASHRVVFAAEEARQSGAVVTVAVPAV; this is translated from the coding sequence GTGGCGCATCCAAGGGCTGACGACAACGGCGAGACCCGCGACATCCGCTTGGCGGTGGTCGGCGCGGGAATGCGCGGCCACGCCTACGCGACAGAGGCGGCGGCGCTGCCAGGCGTCGAGGTCGTCGCGGTCGCCGAGAAGAATCCCGCCGCGCTGTCACGGTTGCGGCTGCTTTTCCCGGATGCCCGGGTGTTCGACGACTGGCAGGATCTCGCCGCGCAGCCGCGTCTCGCTGACGCGGTGATCGTCTCGCTCCCGGACCATCTGCACCGCGATGCGAGCGTCACGTTCGCCGAAGCGGGATACGACATCCTGTTGGAGAAGCCGATCGCGACCAGCCCAGAGGACTGCGACGACATCGAGAACGCTGCGCTCGCCAACGGTGTCAGCGTCACGGTATGCCACGTGCTGCGCTACACGACGTACACGCAGAAGCTGATGCAGCTGCTCGATGCGGGTGCGATCGGCGAGATCATGCAGATCGAACATCTCGAGCCGGTCGGTCATCACCACTTCGCGCACTCCTTCGTGCGAGGCAATTGGGCGCGCTCCGCCACCGCCCACAGCCTGCTGCTGGCGAAGTCGTGTCACGACATCGACTGGCTGCTGCATGTGATGGGTCGCCCAGTGCAGCGGGTGAGCTCGTTCGGCTCGCTCGGCTACTTCCGCAAGGAGTCGCAGCCGGCCGGAGCGTCCGACCGGTGCGTCACGTGCCCGGTGGCATCGTCCTGCGCGTTCGACGCCGCCCGCTTCTACCGCAGCGGCCTGAACAACCCCGGGTCATCAGAGGAGTACAACGCACTGGTGATGGCGGGCGAGGTGACCCCGGAGGCGATCGACAGGGCGCTCGAGACCGGCCCCTGGGGGCGGTGCGTCTACCTGTGTGACAACGACGTCGTCGACCACCAGACGGTGCAGATGGAGTTCACGGACGGCAGGCTCGCGAGCTTCACGCTCACGGCCTTCGCCGAGGGCAGCAACCGCAAGACCCGTCTGTTCGGCACGGCCGGGCAGATCACGGGTGACGGCCGCATGATCAGCGTCTACGATTTCCGCACGCTGAAGACGACGGTGTATGACACCGATGAGCTCGGCTTCGATGCTGCCGCCGGTCACGGCGGCGGCGATCGGGGCCTTATGAGGGCGTTCGTCTCCGCACTGCGCAGCTCGTCACCGGCGTCCATGTCCTCGAGCATCTCGGCGAGCATGGCCAGCCACCGCGTGGTCTTCGCCGCCGAAGAGGCGCGCCAAAGCGGCGCTGTCGTCACGGTGGCGGTGCCCGCAGTCTGA
- a CDS encoding Gfo/Idh/MocA family oxidoreductase, with protein sequence MSNTRMPVGIVGFGVRALLIDDLLARDDIEVRAICDPSDSARARASDQVPSALVTAQLAEMLESGVEAVFVLSPDDTHAAVAKACLSAGVAVFCEKPIAISIEDADEMLVLAKQTGARLYLGHNMRHMPVVTLMREIIQSGRIGTVKAVWARHFVGHGGDYYFKDWHAEQKHVNSLLLQKGAHDIDVIHWLAGGYSQRVSGMGGLTVYGDVEHGKPAGDMMTDWISTDNWPPTEQTGVNPNVDVEDISMVTMQLDNGVFATYEQCHYTPDYWRNYTVIGTKGRLENVGDGPGDAVHVWMSRKAGFGAPDEVIEIPEASGSHGGADPLLLDEFIRFVRDGGTTETSPIAARQAVAVGVLGAESIRTDQGARDVPALDPELIRYFDEGQPGSRSGVAAQSAR encoded by the coding sequence ATGAGCAATACTCGGATGCCCGTCGGCATCGTCGGCTTCGGAGTGCGCGCACTTCTCATCGACGACCTCCTGGCGAGGGACGACATCGAGGTCCGTGCGATCTGCGACCCGTCCGATTCCGCGCGTGCGCGGGCTTCGGACCAGGTGCCGTCGGCTTTGGTGACGGCGCAGCTCGCGGAGATGCTCGAGTCAGGTGTCGAAGCGGTGTTCGTGCTGTCGCCAGACGACACGCACGCCGCCGTCGCGAAGGCATGTCTTTCCGCGGGCGTCGCCGTGTTCTGCGAGAAGCCGATCGCGATCTCGATCGAGGATGCCGATGAGATGCTGGTTTTGGCCAAGCAGACCGGGGCGCGGTTGTATCTCGGCCACAACATGCGGCACATGCCGGTCGTCACGCTGATGCGCGAGATCATCCAGTCCGGCAGGATCGGTACGGTCAAGGCCGTGTGGGCTCGGCACTTCGTCGGCCACGGCGGTGACTACTACTTCAAGGACTGGCACGCCGAGCAGAAGCACGTGAACTCGCTGCTGCTCCAGAAGGGTGCGCACGACATCGACGTGATCCACTGGCTCGCTGGCGGCTACTCGCAGCGCGTCTCGGGCATGGGCGGTCTGACGGTGTACGGCGACGTTGAGCACGGCAAGCCCGCCGGTGACATGATGACCGACTGGATCAGCACCGACAACTGGCCGCCGACCGAGCAGACCGGGGTCAACCCGAATGTCGACGTCGAGGACATCTCCATGGTCACCATGCAGCTCGACAACGGTGTGTTCGCGACGTACGAGCAGTGCCACTACACGCCGGACTACTGGCGCAACTACACCGTGATCGGCACGAAGGGACGTCTCGAGAACGTCGGTGACGGTCCTGGAGATGCGGTGCACGTGTGGATGTCTCGCAAGGCCGGCTTCGGTGCGCCAGACGAGGTCATCGAGATCCCCGAGGCCAGCGGTTCGCACGGTGGCGCAGACCCGCTGTTGCTCGACGAGTTCATTCGCTTCGTCCGTGACGGTGGAACGACTGAGACCTCGCCCATAGCGGCGCGCCAGGCTGTGGCTGTCGGTGTACTCGGTGCCGAGTCGATCCGCACGGATCAGGGCGCACGCGACGTGCCCGCGCTCGACCCTGAGCTCATCCGGTACTTCGACGAGGGACAGCCGGGCTCGCGATCCGGCGTCGCGGCGCAGTCCGCGCGCTGA
- a CDS encoding carbohydrate ABC transporter permease, with amino-acid sequence MMITQATPGRDRRKKSLVWVYVILIVLSAVMVFPFIWQTLTSFKTLSGTSAVPPQIIPDPFTLRAYEKVFDTLPFWTLLGNSIWLTAMRTAGQVIFCTMAGYGFARFHFRGKNVVFVGFLAVLMVPGQLFLLPQYEIIGALGLVGTIPGMALPGLFSVFGTFLLRQFFATLPMELEEAARLDGANEWQIFWKIMMPLAKPGIIALTVLTALWSWNDFLWPLVVSGNVNSMPLSVGLSLLTDLRLKDDALLMAGALLSSLPMIIVFLVLQRQFIQGIAFSGSKG; translated from the coding sequence ATGATGATCACCCAGGCCACGCCTGGTCGTGATCGCCGCAAGAAGTCCCTCGTCTGGGTCTACGTCATCCTCATCGTGCTCAGCGCTGTGATGGTCTTCCCGTTCATCTGGCAGACGCTGACCTCGTTCAAGACGCTGTCGGGCACGTCCGCAGTGCCGCCGCAGATCATCCCCGACCCCTTCACGCTGCGCGCGTACGAGAAGGTCTTCGACACGCTGCCATTCTGGACGCTGCTGGGCAACTCGATCTGGCTGACCGCGATGCGCACCGCGGGGCAGGTCATCTTCTGCACCATGGCCGGCTACGGCTTCGCCCGCTTCCACTTCAGGGGCAAGAACGTCGTCTTCGTCGGGTTCCTCGCAGTCCTGATGGTGCCGGGGCAGCTCTTCCTGCTGCCGCAGTACGAGATCATCGGCGCGCTCGGTCTCGTCGGAACGATTCCGGGCATGGCGCTGCCTGGCCTGTTCAGTGTGTTCGGCACGTTCTTGCTGAGGCAGTTCTTCGCGACGCTGCCCATGGAGCTCGAAGAGGCCGCCAGGCTCGATGGCGCGAACGAATGGCAGATCTTCTGGAAGATCATGATGCCGCTGGCCAAGCCGGGCATCATCGCGCTCACGGTGCTGACCGCGCTGTGGTCGTGGAACGACTTTCTGTGGCCGCTCGTCGTCTCGGGCAACGTCAACTCGATGCCGCTGAGCGTCGGGCTGAGCCTGCTCACCGACCTGCGTCTGAAAGATGACGCACTTCTCATGGCGGGAGCGCTGCTGAGCTCGCTCCCGATGATCATCGTCTTCCTGGTGCTGCAGCGGCAGTTCATCCAGGGCATCGCCTTCAGTGGCTCGAAAGGTTAA
- a CDS encoding sugar ABC transporter permease, translating into MTKARLRGREAARRPASQSSRGRAWWALVFIGPAGLGLAVFYIWPIFRGLYLAFQDVGPFGGEEFVGFANFVEIFSEPDMYRALFNTLMYAAICLAGVPIAMVVAVLINTKGLKLRGLWRVLFFLPVVTMPVAVALVWRILLNVDYGIVNQTLAVFGIPGVAWLSTPVVNIIVIAFVGIWMGLGTQIIIFTAGLQGVPDTLLEAAELDGAGPVRRFTNVIVPLLSPTTFLLSVLSIIASMQVFDLIYLMIGQNNPALAQSQSLVSLFYTRGFLQNDLGAAAAIACVLLIIILALSAIQFRLQRKWVHYE; encoded by the coding sequence ATGACAAAGGCACGACTGCGCGGCCGCGAAGCCGCACGGCGACCAGCCTCGCAGTCGAGCCGTGGGCGGGCCTGGTGGGCACTTGTGTTCATCGGGCCCGCCGGGCTCGGGCTGGCCGTCTTCTACATCTGGCCGATCTTCCGCGGACTGTACCTCGCATTCCAGGATGTCGGACCGTTCGGCGGTGAAGAGTTCGTCGGCTTCGCCAACTTCGTCGAGATCTTCTCTGAGCCCGACATGTACCGGGCACTGTTCAACACGCTGATGTACGCCGCCATCTGCCTCGCCGGTGTGCCGATCGCGATGGTGGTCGCCGTGCTCATCAACACCAAGGGGCTGAAGCTGCGCGGACTGTGGCGCGTGCTGTTCTTCCTGCCAGTGGTGACCATGCCGGTGGCGGTCGCCCTCGTCTGGCGGATCCTGCTGAACGTGGACTACGGCATCGTCAACCAGACACTCGCCGTATTCGGCATTCCAGGGGTCGCTTGGCTGTCCACGCCTGTCGTCAACATCATCGTGATCGCCTTCGTCGGCATCTGGATGGGACTCGGCACCCAGATCATCATCTTCACCGCCGGGCTGCAGGGTGTTCCAGACACGCTGCTCGAAGCGGCCGAGCTCGATGGTGCAGGCCCCGTGCGCCGGTTCACGAACGTGATCGTGCCGCTGCTCTCGCCGACGACGTTCCTGCTGAGCGTGCTCAGCATCATCGCCTCGATGCAGGTCTTCGACCTCATCTACCTGATGATCGGTCAGAACAACCCGGCACTCGCCCAGTCGCAGAGCCTCGTGTCGTTGTTCTACACGCGAGGATTCCTGCAGAACGATCTCGGCGCAGCCGCGGCCATCGCCTGCGTGCTGCTGATCATCATCCTGGCCCTGAGCGCCATCCAGTTCCGACTCCAGCGCAAGTGGGTGCACTATGAGTGA
- a CDS encoding sugar ABC transporter substrate-binding protein, producing MQSRAIRYGMGTLGVFTVAALALTGCSSASGGGEASDGPVTLNYTIWDQNQEPALREAADLFEKQNDDVTVEITVVPSADYWTKLQTQLKAGNGPDVFWVNGPNFQLYASNDQLLPLDDAGVKASDYPKSMVDLYTFDGKMYGAPKDMDTIGVYYNKALFDQAGLDYPKAGWTWDDFTTAANKISGLGDGIYGTAAAPYGQMTYYNTILQAGGEIISADGKKSGYDTPEAAEGVQLWVDLINDGGSQTLQQITDTWPGDTFSSGKMGMFWDGSWAAGTYSSAEAIKDVIGVAPLPVGPSGENTSVVHGLANAASAQSDNPEWATKFAAFMGSKDVAEIQAKTATVIPAFNGTQQEWVDALPTIDAQLFLDAADTGVPLPTSKNTAAWVSVEETMIKDIYTGKIDTEAGLKKLAGEMNDLLAKE from the coding sequence ATGCAGTCACGTGCTATCCGATACGGCATGGGAACCCTGGGGGTGTTCACGGTCGCCGCTCTCGCGCTGACCGGCTGCTCCTCGGCATCCGGCGGCGGCGAGGCCAGCGACGGACCCGTCACGCTCAACTACACGATCTGGGACCAGAACCAGGAGCCCGCGCTGCGCGAGGCGGCCGACCTGTTCGAGAAGCAGAACGACGACGTCACCGTCGAGATCACGGTCGTCCCGTCCGCTGACTACTGGACCAAGCTCCAGACTCAGCTCAAGGCCGGCAACGGCCCGGATGTCTTCTGGGTGAACGGCCCGAACTTCCAGCTCTACGCATCCAACGACCAGCTGCTTCCCCTGGACGACGCCGGCGTCAAGGCCAGCGACTACCCGAAGTCGATGGTCGACCTGTACACCTTCGACGGCAAGATGTACGGCGCACCCAAGGACATGGACACAATCGGTGTCTACTACAACAAGGCGCTGTTCGACCAGGCCGGTCTCGACTACCCGAAGGCCGGATGGACGTGGGACGACTTCACGACCGCAGCCAACAAGATCAGCGGCCTCGGCGACGGCATCTACGGCACCGCCGCCGCTCCCTACGGTCAGATGACCTACTACAACACGATCCTTCAGGCCGGCGGCGAGATCATTTCTGCCGACGGCAAGAAGTCCGGCTACGACACCCCCGAGGCCGCCGAGGGCGTGCAGTTGTGGGTCGACCTGATCAACGACGGCGGCTCGCAGACCCTGCAGCAGATCACCGACACGTGGCCCGGCGACACCTTCAGCTCGGGCAAGATGGGCATGTTCTGGGATGGTTCCTGGGCTGCCGGCACGTACAGCAGCGCTGAGGCGATCAAGGACGTCATCGGCGTCGCGCCCCTGCCCGTCGGACCCTCGGGTGAGAACACCTCGGTCGTGCACGGCCTCGCCAACGCCGCATCCGCACAGTCCGACAACCCGGAGTGGGCGACGAAGTTCGCAGCCTTCATGGGCAGCAAGGACGTCGCTGAGATCCAGGCCAAGACCGCCACGGTGATCCCGGCGTTCAACGGCACGCAGCAGGAATGGGTCGACGCACTGCCGACCATCGATGCTCAACTGTTCCTCGATGCAGCCGACACTGGTGTGCCGCTGCCGACCTCGAAGAACACCGCTGCCTGGGTCTCGGTCGAGGAGACCATGATCAAGGACATCTACACCGGCAAGATCGACACCGAAGCGGGCCTGAAGAAGCTCGCCGGCGAGATGAACGACCTGCTCGCCAAGGAGTGA
- a CDS encoding LacI family DNA-binding transcriptional regulator, with protein sequence MKRDRSSCASGRRRDIAQSGARARLCSDLMAIQGTKRATRVTLRDVAERAGVSIATASYVLSGTDGEGARYSDETAQRVRDAAADLQYRLNRMARSVRTGRTGVIQLVLHMLDDPWTLSIAEAFSERTPAQGWTTLIAMDSDFGTALARSEFDAAFVVAVGATDNTEWRDELGPLARKVAVYSSVLDPDGFDVVRFDERGASQIAMRHLLERTSSVGCLTSIPESGQPEGSLRRQVYLESMREAGHEVPEGYVVEYERDLLDPYRAARVLLDRPDRPAAIFAEADFVAFAAVQTARELGLRVPEDVAVIGIGDSRQAEQADISSVGARDMREKIVAFVLERARDENTPVDRLLELEPTLFVRGSSR encoded by the coding sequence GTGAAGCGAGATCGATCGTCGTGCGCGTCCGGTCGGCGTCGTGATATCGCGCAGTCCGGCGCGCGGGCACGGCTATGCTCTGATCTGATGGCCATTCAAGGGACGAAACGCGCGACGCGCGTGACTCTGCGCGACGTCGCAGAGCGCGCCGGTGTCTCGATCGCGACGGCTTCGTATGTGCTTTCCGGCACGGATGGCGAGGGCGCCCGCTATTCAGATGAGACGGCGCAGCGAGTGCGGGACGCCGCCGCCGACCTGCAGTACCGGCTGAACAGGATGGCGCGCTCGGTGCGCACAGGCCGGACCGGCGTGATCCAGCTCGTGCTGCACATGCTGGACGACCCGTGGACGCTGAGCATCGCCGAGGCGTTCAGCGAGCGGACCCCTGCGCAGGGCTGGACGACGTTGATCGCGATGGACTCGGACTTCGGAACGGCACTCGCGCGCAGCGAGTTCGACGCTGCCTTCGTGGTGGCCGTCGGGGCGACGGACAACACGGAGTGGCGCGATGAGCTCGGGCCGCTGGCGCGCAAGGTCGCGGTGTACTCGTCGGTTCTGGATCCGGACGGATTCGATGTCGTGCGCTTCGATGAGCGTGGTGCCTCGCAGATCGCGATGCGCCACCTGCTTGAGCGCACCTCGAGCGTCGGCTGTCTCACATCCATCCCCGAGTCGGGGCAGCCCGAGGGCAGTCTGCGGCGTCAGGTGTATCTGGAATCGATGCGCGAGGCGGGTCACGAGGTGCCCGAGGGGTACGTCGTCGAGTATGAACGCGATCTTCTTGATCCGTATCGCGCGGCGCGCGTGCTGCTGGACCGCCCTGATCGCCCCGCGGCCATCTTCGCCGAGGCCGACTTCGTGGCGTTCGCTGCGGTGCAGACGGCGCGCGAACTGGGACTGCGCGTCCCGGAAGACGTCGCGGTCATTGGCATCGGCGACTCGCGGCAGGCAGAGCAGGCCGACATCAGCTCAGTGGGCGCGCGCGACATGCGGGAGAAGATCGTGGCTTTCGTCCTCGAGCGGGCCAGAGACGAGAACACGCCTGTGGACCGGCTTCTCGAGCTGGAACCGACTCTGTTCGTCCGCGGATCGTCGCGCTGA